The Nostoc sp. PCC 7524 nucleotide sequence AGTATTATTGAATTTCAGAAGGTGGGTAGGAAGAAGGGTATTAAAGGGTTAGCTAAAACAATAGCTGGGTTTAATAAAGTAAATGAAGGTATACAGATAGTAGATTCTTTATTTTATCAAGATAGATTCTTTGTACATTCTTCCTTATTAAATACTATAAATCAGATTAGAAGTTATCACAGAGAAGTTAAGGATGGAATCATATTAGATATAGAAGCCGCTAATCAACAAACACACGTTTTAGATTGCATTAGATATACCTTAGCAACCTTAGAGAAAAGAATATAAATAAACTAAATAAATATGATTGAATTTCCACAATCCTTGAAGCTGGAGGTATTAGAGGCTGTACATCCTGAATACCAAGCTCAATTACCCTATCTCCAAAAGATAGATTTATTAGTAGCTGGGGGTCATAAGTTAGAAGATAAAATTAAAGAATTCTTACCTCAACGTCCAGGGGAAGATGATTTATTGTATGAAACCCGGTTGAAGAAATTCACCTACAATAATATTCTAGGTTCTGCTATTAGTCAGCAGACATCTAGATTATCTAACGGTACAATCTCTATCTCTGGTATTGAGAATAATGTTGAATTCTGGAATGCTTTTAGAGAGAATACTGATTTAGCTGGAAGGGCCGAATCCTCTCTCATCTCTTATATCTTTAGGGAATGCCTTAAATTTAAGAGGGTATATCTGCATATAGATAAGCCTAAAATGGATTCCTTACCTCAGAATAAGTTCCAAGAGGAGTTATTAGGCATTAGACCTTATGTAGTTGTATACTCTGCCCTACAGGTAACTAATTGGTCAGAGAATAGAGGTAATCTAAAATGGATTAAAGTTAGGCAGGTAGTACAAGACACCTCCAATCCTTTAGCTCCTCCTTTAACTCAAGTAGTCTGGACATTTATTACCAATACTTATATAGCTAGATACAAGGCCTACGTAGAGTTAGCTAGAGATGGTTCTATTTCTAACATACTTAACAATAAGGGTGAGAAGGTATCTACTAAGGATGCTGATATTCTCTTAGATTCGGTAGTAGCTCATGGAGTAGGGAGCATACCTGTTATTAAAGTAGAGATACCTAATGAGTTATGGGCTTGTGATCAAGCTGCTCCTAAAGCTCTAGAGCATTTAAGAACAGATTGTTCTAAATATGACCTTCAGACAATGGCATACTTCCAGAGAACCTTTAAGAGAGTAATGACCCCTGATGGTGATATTAATGCCACCTATCAAGACAGCATGGAGGCAGAGATACCGACAGGATTACAGCACGTATTAGAGTTAGATAAATTTGAGTGGAGTGAACCTCAAGGACATATACTAACCCACCTAAGAGATACCCTCAACCAGATAGAGAATCAGGTTCGAGACATGGTTGCATTAGGAGGGGTATCTGCTGAGAAAGGTGTCATACAACAATCTGGAGTCTCTAAGCGAGTAGATTTCTATCATCAAGAGAATGTATTAAAGCAATATGGTAGGGTGCTGACTGATGCTTACCAGGATTTATTACAGCTAATAGCTAGGATACAGAACATCTCTGATGAGATTTCAGTATCAGGTTTAAATAACTTTGATTTAGATAACATTGATTCCTTACTGGAGAACTTTAAAATCCTTTCTGATATAGACTTTAGTCAATTAAGGGTTAACCTACCTCCTACAGCTTTCAGACTTAAATATCAGCAATTATTGAAGTTGATGTTAGGTAATATATCTGCTGAGGATGAAGAGCTAATTACTCAGGAGATAGAAACTAACTTATATTCTCCAACCATTGTAAATACAGGTGACAACCTTAACTAGGTTAACGTTGACAACTCTACTTCATAGAGGTGGCACGAAGTTCTACCGAACCTCGTGAGGTAGCAACCCTCACTAAGTGAGTGTTGACATCTCCACCGAAGGTGGAGGTGGCAACCCCTCTTCTAGTAGATCTTAATAATGAAGAAAAAGGGTTGCCACCTTTGAGATTATATTTAAGTTTAATTATTTATCTTTAATATTAAGGTTAAGTAAAACACCCTTTTACTAAAGAATATCTCTCAAAGCCATTTCTAATTAAATTAGACAAATTTATATATTAGATAACCAATAAAGCCCCTACTGAAGGGGCATTATAAATATTCAGATAACCTAACTGTAAGGTGAATTACAGATACCATTAAACATTTTATAAATATGGATAAAGAAGAAGTATTAAGTCTCATTCAAGAGTCCTTATCAGCCCTTAAATCTGAACTTCTAAGTGAAGTTGATAAAAAGAATTCTGGATTAGGTAGTTCCTTAACTAAAGAATTCAAGAAGACTATCGAATCATTAAAATCAAATCCTATAGAAGAATCAGAGGAATCTAAAGAGAAGTTAACTTTAAAGGCATTACAGCAGCAGTTAGCAGATTTAAATAATCAATTAAAGGCTAAGGATGAAGAGGCTTATAGAGCCAAGAAATCTCAAGTAGTAACTCAAGAGATAGCTAAAGCAGACTTACTAAATCAGTCAGCTTTTTATAAGTTATTCATGCTTGAGAATGGGGATTATCTCAAGGAAGAGAATGGTTCTTGGTTCATTGATAAAAGTGGTGAGATTTCTACTTTAGGAGACTCTATTAAGAATTACCTAACTACTGATGAAGGTAAGTTGTTTATTCCTGCCAGTAAAGTACAAGGTGCCTCCTCACAAGAAACTAAACCTATTCCTCAAGTAAATAATAATAAACCCTCTGCTGGTGAAGCTTTAATGAGGGCTTTCTCAGATATTTAAATCAATAAATTAACTAAATTCAAATATGAATATTACTGATCGTGTAAATTCACTTCGATTGCTTATTGAAGAAGAATTAGCTGAATTACAGCTTCTTAAGTATCCTATGTTAAATAGGGTAGCTAAACGTACTATTAGTCAGAAAGATATTAAGTGGAATGTTAACGTAGGTGGAGCTGCTGTAACTGGTGAGGCTACAACTGCCGATGTCACTACCTTCTCTGATGATGATGTAATACCTGCTAGACTACCTATTGGCTCTGCTCGTTTGAGACATTCTTTCCAATTACAAAAAGAAGATATTGCTGAAGCTGCAACTGCTGGTGTAGGAGTCCTCCGTGATTTATTTGCTGCTGATGTTAGAAACGGTATTAGAGTTATCATGGAAACCCTCAGTGGTAGACTTTATACCGGAGATGGTACTAATGCTCATGGTGGTGTAGTAGGTCTTAATCTAGTAACTGCTGCTCCTAATAGCACTTATGCAAACATTGATAGCACTACTTATACTGATTGGGTAGCTTATAGAAACACCAATGCCTCTAACAGAGCGTTGACTCAAGCCCTCCTACTCAACATGGAAGTAGGTATGGCTACTAGAGGTAGCACCTTTACAGCTATCTACACCACACCTGCCATTGTTGCTAAGTATAAAGAGCTATTTACTACAAATGCTCAGATTCAATTAGCTCCTGCTGGAGTAGCTGACCTGGGTTATACAGGTGCTACTTATGCTGGTAGACCGATCATTCAAGATCCCTACTGACTTGAAAATCAAACTTTGGTAAAAAACTAAAGAAAGTATGTGGCTATTGTCGTTGAATGGCGACACAGCCGAAACAAAATATTGATTACAGGTTTAAATTGCGACCGGAACAGGTTCAACACTAACTTGATAACCAAGTTTTTCTAGGCGTTTAATCAAACGTTTCTTGACACTTACATGTCGATGTTTGTCGAAATAATCAGCTCCTAAATCTTTATAAGGTTCTTGACGTGATATGAGATGGTAAGCGATCGTTAAAATAGAATGTGCAACAGCAACCGCAGCGCGTTTTTTTCCGCGTCGTGCCGACAGACGACGAAACTGTGCAGCAAGGTAAGTTTTAGTTCGAGCCAAAGCATGGGCAGCTTGAACCAAAATAGTTCGTAAAACTCGATTACCTTTGCGAGTGCCGTCACAAAGCTTCTTACCGCCACTTTCATAGTTTCCAGGGGCAACCCCAGCCCAAGCAGCCAAATGTTCGGCACTTGGGAAGCGACTCATATCCGTGCCAATTTCCGAGACAATGATCTCAGCAGTTCGACGAGCAACACCAGGTATGGTGTCAACTAACTCAACCGCTTGGTCGAAAGGGCGGCAATATTCCTCAATTTGTTGGTCAAAACATTTAATTGTTTCGTCTATGCTATCAATTTGACACAGTAGCTGTGCAAGAATGAATCGTTGATGAGGACGAACTCTACCCTCAAGTGCTTGAATCAGTAAATCGTGCTTTTTTCGCATGGTTCCTTTTGCCAAGTCCGCCATCAGTTCAGGACTAGCGCTACCTTCAACAATCGCAGCTAGCATTGCTCGTCCTGACACACCCATTACGTCACTGGCAACTGAGGCAAGTTTGATATTAGCAGCTTCCAGCACTTTTTGGACTCGATTCACTAAGTTAACTCTTTCGCGAATAAAATTGCTACGATGACGAGTTAAATCGCGCAAATCTCTTTGCTCCACAGGGGGAATAAAACTCGCACGTAACAACCCATGTTGTAGTAGTTCGGCAATCCACTGCGAATCTTTGATGTCTGTTTTGCGTCCTGGCACCGCTTTTATATGACGGGCATTAACTAACATAACTTCAAAGTTTCCTTCTAGGATATTAAATACAGGTCGCCAGTACTCTCCAGTACTCTCCATTGCTACATGAGTACAATTGTGACTTGTTAACCAGTCAGAAAGTTTTAACAAGTCCTGAGTCATTGTAGTGAATGTGCGTATTTCCTTGTGCCATCCGGACGAAGACTTCGGGGTAATTACACAAGCTACCACCGTCTTTTTGTGTACATCTAGTCCTGCACAACGATTGTAGACTACCTGCATATCTCTTGAGCTACTACAACTTTCAAAATTGATAGGGGGCTAATACGTGGATATCTAAATAGTAGATTCTGACTTGCGTGCTCACTAAAACCAAAAAATTGCTCAGTGGCGACAATTGGTAATTCCTCTCGATATCCAGGTTAGACTGCCCTTCAGGCTCTGATGCTCTAATAAGGAAACAACCTCGCTTGTATCAGCCTTATCTTGGAAGTTACCACATTTTCATTCATGGTGATGAAATTTTTTCATTGGGACTGCCCTGCTAACACTATGTACTTCGTAGATGAGAGCGATGTAACTCTTTATACCTTTGCTCAGAATAACACTGAATCCCGTGATGGTATGCAGATGAGCATTGAAGCTCTACCCTCCAGTAACCCTGATGCTGAACGTTATGTAATCTACGTTAAGCCTCAATTGAAGGTTCATAACAGACGTAAGGCAGTTGGTCTTTTAAGTAATCTTACTGAGTAAAATCTTTATGCCTCAATTTAATAACCAACAGAAAGAGCAAATATTATTAACCCTTGGTTATGCTAATCCTGACAGTTTGGTTAATAGTCAATTGAGCCTGGAATATACTCAATCAACAATAGATAGATGTGCAGCTATTCTCTCAGAGCTTAATAGTATAGATAGTTTAATAAAAGAGGCTAGGGATAATAGTTTTGTAAGAGAGTCTAGGAATACTAAACTCTCTTATGCAAATCATCTAATTCACCTTAGATCGGATGCCACTAAACTGCTAAAAGAATTAGCTCATTTATTGAGTATAGATGTTGAATATAACAGGTATTTAGGGCATAGACAATATAACTACTGGTAACTAAATTATGCTTATTACTAATGTAATAAAAGAGGGGCCTTTATTTGAGAAGGGGATTATCAGTAAACTTAGTGGTAATGCTCTAAATAAAACTATGAATTGGGGTATAGGTAGGATTAGAGGTAGGACTCCTGTAGTAACAGGCAGATTAAAAGCTGGATGGTATAATTCTACTTCTAATAAGTCTTTAAACTTTGAGATATCTAACCCAGTCTTCTATGCTCCATTTGTAGAGAGAAGGAGAGGAATGATATCTAAGACCTTACCGGAGATAGAGAGTAAATTATTAGAAGAGACTCTAAAGGAAACTAATAAGCTTAAATGACTTCATTATATCAAAAGCTATCTCAAATAGAAGGAAAGATGGCAGAAATTGATATTAGATTGGGAATACCTCAGCGCAGAAATTTATTAATAAGGCATCAGAGTTTAAACCCAACTACTCGTCAATTAGAGATAGTAGATACTCTCGTTCAACCTAAACCTCTCATTACCTCAATTCCACCTAAATTCGTTAATTTACCTGTATCAATTGAAGGTGCTGATTCTATATTTCTATCTATTAATGATATTCAAGTAGAGATTCCTAGAACCCACCCTAAAAGATTATTTATTCCAGAAGGTAATACTAGAGCCATATTTATTTTAGAGCCTCCTATATCCAATAATCAGGTTGTATATATTAATCCAGCTACTAAGACTATTAACGGTGCCGATATTTATAGGCTAGTTGTATTAATGGAAAATGATCCTACCCTTTGGAAGCTTATTCTCAGAAGAGATAAAGATAAAAAATGAATATACAAGAAATAAGAGAGAAGATTAATGATTTCTTACTACAGAGGGTAAGGATTGATTACTGGGGTTTAGATTACCCTAGTGAAATATATACTCCCATTTCCTCAACCACTTTTCCAGCAAATTCAGCCTTATCTCTACCCATTCAAGAAGTAGTTCATTTTAGGGAAGCTTATAACCAAATTAAGACCTCAGCTAGGTTCCCTTATAGAATTGCTTATAGATTTCCCGGTGAACTCCCCTATCATGAGCTACCTATAAAAGCTCTAGAAGGAATGCTCTCTTTTATTCATATAGTGTCTTTAATTCAGTCTCCTGATCCTGATATCGAATCATTTACTCCAGCCAATATAGAGGACTCATTAACAGTAGCTAGGGTGGAGGAAGTAGAAAATGACTGGTTAGTATATCTTAACTTTGCTTTTGATGTTAGGTTTAACACTACATTATTACCAGACCTAGCTGAACTACAGCCCTCTAATTACTATAATCTCGAAGATCCTCCCTCCCTACAAGAATTAAATTTAAGGGTGTTTAGGGCTAAATCTGGATTTAAGACAAAAGAGGAAGAAGTAGCTTCCTTAATTCCTATTATTAATGACCCTACTAAATACACCCTTGATTCAGAAATTACAATTAATTAATAATAAATATGTCTAGTACAATATTTAGTTCATTTAGAAGTCCTGGTGTTCGTATTAACGAAACAACCCAAGGCTATAGAAGCTTAGATATTGCTTCCCACCAAGCAGTTTATATGATTGGTTCAGGAACTAATGGAGATGCTTTTATACCAACCCAAGTAACTTCTTTAACAGATTTTACTAATGTATTTGGCTCTTCTCCCTCAGAGAATTCTGTTAAGTTATTCTTCAGAAATGATAGAAGAGGGATTCTCTACTTTGTTAGAACTTCACCTGCTTTAAGAGTAAGAGTAACAGTTAGCTCCGCTACAAATGGAGAATATCCTCTCTCCATTGCCTCTACAAGAGGTGCTGTTAATGTTAGCTTCACTGCTTCCAGTAGTACCACTGCTCAAATAGCATCTGGGTTAATAGAAGCTATTAATAACTCTACTTTATCCGCTCATGTTAAAGCCGGAGCTGGTTCTTCTTCTAACCAACTCATAATTAGTATGAGCAATCCTACTGACCCATTTCTAGCAGTTACTAGCACTAATAGTAACTTAGCTATAGTTAATCATAATGATACAACTAAAGACCGTAGGGAAGTAATTAGTAAGGATTCAGGTGGTAGAGTATTGACAAAGGTAACACTTGAGGGAGAGTATCACAAATATGAACCAAAACCTGCCTCAAGAATTAGAGCGAGAAAGCTTGAACCAGTTGTCAAAGGAAGAACTGGTAGAGATAATTATTGAGCAGAGCAAGGTAATACGTGAGTTACAGAAAATTATCCTAGAACTAAAGCAAGAAATAGAGCGTTTAAAAGTCAGCAGAGATTTGGATAGTTCTAATTCATCGAAACCACCATCACAAGACATTCACAAAAAGAGCGAAAACAAAAAAGCTCCTCCTCAAGACCAATCAAACGAGCCGAAAAAGAAACCAGGTGGGCAGGCAGGACATCAAGGTAAGACTCGTAAGGGTTTTGGGAGAGTAGATCGTTCTGAAATTTTACGTCCTACAGATTGTGTCTGTTGTGGTCACAAAGCATTTGCTCCTTTTGCATTAAAAGTAGAAAAACACGTCGTAGCGCAATTAGTGGAACGTCCTATTGAAATAGTGGAGTATCAACGCCACACCTGCGTGTGTGAGAGTTGTGGCAATGTACAAGCTTCTCAGTGGCCAGAAGATATCATCCCAGGACAAGATTTAGGAATCTGTTTACAGGCATTTTTAGGGTGGGCAAATAATTACGCACATATGCCCTATGAAAAACAACAAGAAATGTTGTGGGAACTGGGACAGATTGAAATTGGGTTAGGAACTTTAGTCGCCACCAATGAACGAATTACCCAAGCAATAGAACCGACCGTTAGGGAGTTAAGTAGTTGGGTAAAACAGACACAACCTAACATTCATGTAGATGAAACACCTTGGTCTGTCAAGGGAGTGAAAGAATGGTTGTGGGTAGTTGCCAATTCTGATTTCTGCCTGTTTACTGCGGCTGATACTCGTTCTAGAGCCGAACTAGAAACAATTTTAGGAGCTAAATATACAGGGGTACTCAGCAGCGACGATTTTAGCGTTTACAATGGCTATCAAGCTGTAGCCCAGCAGAAATGTTTAGCACATCTACGCCGTCATTTCAAAAAATTAATTCAGCTTCCAGGTCTTCACAACCAAGCCATTGGCGAAACGTTTGTTGATTTAATTGATGAAGCTTTTAGACATTACGCCCTATGGTTTGAGACTCTTGACTGTGCTAGTTACAATGATTGGGTCAATCAATTCAAATCCAAATTGCAACAAACACTCGATTGTTGGATTAACTTAGCAGGGGCTACAGCAGGCAAGCTTTTACGTTCTTTGCGTGATAAAGCACATCAATGGTGGTATTTTCTTGACTACCCTGAAGTTCCCCCTGATAACAATCAGGCTGAACGTTCGCTACGTTTGGCTGTCACGAAACGCAAAGTTAGTGGTGGTTCACGTTCGATGGAGCGATTTCAAAACACTGCTAATTTGTTGACGGTGGTGCAGACTTGTCGCCGTCAAGGTAGGTCTGTAATTGATTTTTTTGCACAAGGTCTAATTGCTGACTCCAATAATACTCAGTCTCGCCCTTCTTTACTTCCGCAATATTAGACCTGAATCCTTACAGTAATTATTACTTCTGCTATTGCTAATAGAACTTACTCTCTCAACTTCCATGCTACCTCTACTATTATCTCCTTTACCTCAAGCTCTTCCCCTACAGTTCAATCAATTAGAGATGGGTTGATTGCTGCTATTAATGCTAATACAACTATTAATACCTCAGTACAGGCTGTAGTTGGAGATGGTAACGATAGAATTTATATAAATAACATTAATACAACTACTCCTATCAGGGTATTTGTTCATACCTCTGGGGATGGAATGAGAGTTATTAATAATTCCTTAGATCAACCTAACAGAGATGATTATATTTATGCTATTGAGAATAGCTTTGATTCAGAGGATGGTTGGAACCAAGGATTCCTGATTGCTCCCGAAGCTTTCCAGAACTTATTTACTCAAAGCGATCGCATTGCGGTGGGTTCTGCAATGGAAGCTTTAGCTAGTGACCCTCTATTTGATTGGGTTGCTTTAGTTGATTGTGGTACTGGTAGGACTAGAACCCAAGCACAAGCTGAAGGATTACTTTATATCTCTCCTCAAGGTCATACAGGATTCTACTATCCTTATGTAATTGATTTAGAAGGTAATTTAGTTCCACCTTCTGCGGGTGTTGCTGGTATAGCTACTCGTAGATTTAAGGAAGAAGGATTCCAACAACCTCCTGCTGGGTCTAAATTTCCTATGCTAGGAGTTACTGATGTAGTTACTAAGGTTAGCACACAAGAGCAAGAAGAACTCAACCCTCTAGGAATTAACATCATTCGTAACCTGAGAAATAAGGGTGTAGTCGTTTGGGCAATGAGAACTCGCTCTAATAATGAGTTTTATACTTTCCTACACACTAGGGTCATTATGAACGTTCTAAATGGAACACTTCGTAGTGGGTTTGATAATGATTTATTCTCCGCAATTGATGGCCAAGGGTCACTGTTAAATGCCATCTCCCTAACTGCTAGTGCTGTATGTTCTCGTCTATGGAGAGGTAAGGCTCTGTTTGGAGCTACTGAAGCTGAAGCATTTGAGGTTAAGTGTGACTTCGAGAATAACCCTCCAGAGGAATTAGAGAGAGGAAATGTAATCTTAGAGGTTTATGCTGTACCTGCTCCTGCAATGGAGAAATTACTAATTAACACAATCAGAGTTTCTATTGGTACTTTACCACTTAATCAAAATCAAGTAGAAGCTCAATTAATACAATCAGCTACTACTACCATTTAATTAAATATTAGGAATATATAGATGAGATTACAGGACATTAACCCTCAAAGTAACAGTGATTATCATATTACTATAGAGGGTCTTAATAATATTTACTGGACTCAATTCTCAGGAATTAAAGTTAATTACAGTAGACCTAAATATAATGACGGACTTTCTAATGTAATGCGTAGTGCTGATGGAGGTACTAAAGAATATGAAGTAGTTACCATCTCTAAACCCTACGACCCTGAGAAAGACCAACCTGCCCTTGATTTTATTAAACAGAGGGAAGATGGTTCTCCTTTCAATATGAGATTACGTCCAGTTAGAAGAGTAACCAATGCCCAAGGTACTAATACTTTTAGAGGTAATAAAGCTTGGGATTTATTTGGATGTAGAATTTCTAGCTGGTCTTGCCCAGGTAATGTTGACACTTCTGATGGTAGTCAAACTTCTACCTTAGAAATTCAATTTACTATAGACAGTGCAGAATTTAAATAATAGGTGATATTTATGGCTAGAAAAGTAGTAATGGAAGAGATGAAGCAGATATCATCTGAACATACCAACAGCTTGGTTAGTGAAGGTAATAATAATGAATTCCAGGTAGAGTTTAATCAAGAAGAGGGAATAGTTAGGTTTCAATTAACTGATGGTACTCTTATTCAATTAAACTCTCCTAAAGCTAAACAATTTCTCTTATTAGATAGTTATCTAAAAGTGGCTGAAGAGGAGTTTAGAACTGAATCTTTTATTGCCTTAAAGCTAGCTTCCCTTTGCATAACTAAATTTGGAGATAGAGATAAAATCTCCTTTAATGAGCTTTTAGATATATTAGAAATTG carries:
- a CDS encoding phage major capsid protein, whose amino-acid sequence is MNITDRVNSLRLLIEEELAELQLLKYPMLNRVAKRTISQKDIKWNVNVGGAAVTGEATTADVTTFSDDDVIPARLPIGSARLRHSFQLQKEDIAEAATAGVGVLRDLFAADVRNGIRVIMETLSGRLYTGDGTNAHGGVVGLNLVTAAPNSTYANIDSTTYTDWVAYRNTNASNRALTQALLLNMEVGMATRGSTFTAIYTTPAIVAKYKELFTTNAQIQLAPAGVADLGYTGATYAGRPIIQDPY
- a CDS encoding IS110 family transposase, with the translated sequence MQVVYNRCAGLDVHKKTVVACVITPKSSSGWHKEIRTFTTMTQDLLKLSDWLTSHNCTHVAMESTGEYWRPVFNILEGNFEVMLVNARHIKAVPGRKTDIKDSQWIAELLQHGLLRASFIPPVEQRDLRDLTRHRSNFIRERVNLVNRVQKVLEAANIKLASVASDVMGVSGRAMLAAIVEGSASPELMADLAKGTMRKKHDLLIQALEGRVRPHQRFILAQLLCQIDSIDETIKCFDQQIEEYCRPFDQAVELVDTIPGVARRTAEIIVSEIGTDMSRFPSAEHLAAWAGVAPGNYESGGKKLCDGTRKGNRVLRTILVQAAHALARTKTYLAAQFRRLSARRGKKRAAVAVAHSILTIAYHLISRQEPYKDLGADYFDKHRHVSVKKRLIKRLEKLGYQVSVEPVPVAI
- a CDS encoding HK97 gp10 family phage protein encodes the protein MLITNVIKEGPLFEKGIISKLSGNALNKTMNWGIGRIRGRTPVVTGRLKAGWYNSTSNKSLNFEISNPVFYAPFVERRRGMISKTLPEIESKLLEETLKETNKLK
- a CDS encoding phage tail sheath protein; translation: MSSTIFSSFRSPGVRINETTQGYRSLDIASHQAVYMIGSGTNGDAFIPTQVTSLTDFTNVFGSSPSENSVKLFFRNDRRGILYFVRTSPALRVRVTVSSATNGEYPLSIASTRGAVNVSFTASSSTTAQIASGLIEAINNSTLSAHVKAGAGSSSNQLIISMSNPTDPFLAVTSTNSNLAIVNHNDTTKDRREVISKDSGGRVLTKVTLEGEYHKYEPKPASRIRARKLEPVVKGRTGRDNY
- the tnpC gene encoding IS66 family transposase, whose product is MNQNLPQELERESLNQLSKEELVEIIIEQSKVIRELQKIILELKQEIERLKVSRDLDSSNSSKPPSQDIHKKSENKKAPPQDQSNEPKKKPGGQAGHQGKTRKGFGRVDRSEILRPTDCVCCGHKAFAPFALKVEKHVVAQLVERPIEIVEYQRHTCVCESCGNVQASQWPEDIIPGQDLGICLQAFLGWANNYAHMPYEKQQEMLWELGQIEIGLGTLVATNERITQAIEPTVRELSSWVKQTQPNIHVDETPWSVKGVKEWLWVVANSDFCLFTAADTRSRAELETILGAKYTGVLSSDDFSVYNGYQAVAQQKCLAHLRRHFKKLIQLPGLHNQAIGETFVDLIDEAFRHYALWFETLDCASYNDWVNQFKSKLQQTLDCWINLAGATAGKLLRSLRDKAHQWWYFLDYPEVPPDNNQAERSLRLAVTKRKVSGGSRSMERFQNTANLLTVVQTCRRQGRSVIDFFAQGLIADSNNTQSRPSLLPQY
- a CDS encoding phage tail sheath subtilisin-like domain-containing protein, translating into MIAAINANTTINTSVQAVVGDGNDRIYINNINTTTPIRVFVHTSGDGMRVINNSLDQPNRDDYIYAIENSFDSEDGWNQGFLIAPEAFQNLFTQSDRIAVGSAMEALASDPLFDWVALVDCGTGRTRTQAQAEGLLYISPQGHTGFYYPYVIDLEGNLVPPSAGVAGIATRRFKEEGFQQPPAGSKFPMLGVTDVVTKVSTQEQEELNPLGINIIRNLRNKGVVVWAMRTRSNNEFYTFLHTRVIMNVLNGTLRSGFDNDLFSAIDGQGSLLNAISLTASAVCSRLWRGKALFGATEAEAFEVKCDFENNPPEELERGNVILEVYAVPAPAMEKLLINTIRVSIGTLPLNQNQVEAQLIQSATTTI